In the Streptomyces sp. f51 genome, one interval contains:
- a CDS encoding ABC transporter permease, giving the protein MNTALGAAGLAAFLALGEAVPRLGIVKERYFPPTSRIARALGDQITDGAFWTDLGDTLTGWALGLMIAVGAGIVVGVVLSVVPYLREATASTIEFLRPIPSVALIPLAVLLYGTELRSVLLLVVYASFWQVLIQVMYGVRDVDPVAEETARSYGLGTWARIRHVLWPTALPYVMTGVRLAAAVALILTVTAELVIGAPGLGARIAVAQTSQAVPEMYALIVVTGLLGLIVNVGARTVERYALAWHQSVRGEVAV; this is encoded by the coding sequence GTGAACACCGCGCTGGGCGCCGCCGGGCTCGCGGCCTTCCTCGCCCTCGGCGAGGCGGTGCCGCGGCTCGGCATCGTCAAAGAGCGGTACTTCCCGCCGACCAGCCGGATCGCGCGGGCCCTCGGCGACCAGATCACCGACGGCGCCTTCTGGACGGACCTCGGCGACACCCTCACCGGCTGGGCGCTGGGCCTGATGATCGCCGTCGGCGCCGGCATCGTGGTCGGCGTGGTCCTCTCTGTCGTGCCGTATCTGCGCGAGGCGACCGCCTCGACGATCGAGTTCCTGCGCCCCATCCCCTCCGTCGCCCTGATCCCGCTGGCCGTCCTGCTCTACGGCACCGAGCTGAGGTCGGTGCTCCTGCTGGTCGTGTACGCGTCCTTCTGGCAGGTACTCATCCAGGTCATGTACGGCGTGCGGGACGTCGACCCGGTGGCAGAGGAGACGGCACGCTCGTACGGGCTCGGCACCTGGGCCCGGATCCGCCATGTGCTGTGGCCGACCGCGCTCCCGTACGTCATGACGGGCGTCCGGCTCGCCGCCGCGGTCGCGCTGATCCTCACGGTGACCGCCGAACTCGTCATCGGCGCCCCGGGGTTGGGTGCGCGCATCGCCGTCGCTCAGACCTCGCAGGCCGTGCCCGAGATGTACGCGCTCATCGTGGTCACGGGCCTGCTCGGGCTGATCGTCAACGTGGGCGCGCGGACGGTCGAGCGGTACGCGCTGGCCTGGCACCAGTCGGTGCGCGGGGAGGTGGCGGTGTGA
- a CDS encoding ABC transporter substrate-binding protein: MRRLLAGIATGALMVAATACGSSGGGGASGKNASSGGTTTVKLGVIPIVDVAPVYLGQEKGFYAKHGLKLSMTTAQGGAAIVPGVVSGQFQFGFSNMTSLMIAQSNGVPVKAIANGVASTGVAGADFGAITVKKGSAIRTAKDLEGRKVAVNTLKNINETAVRESVRKAGGDPSKVTFVELAFDQMPAALDSGQIDAAMVVEPALATVRSQGATEIASSLVDVAKDLTVAMYFTSNQYAQQHPAVVKDFQEATAESLAYADAHPDEVRQIVTTYTKIPAAVLAKVTLPKWPAEPNKASIETLEKLGEQDGLFKTAPDLGKLLP, encoded by the coding sequence ATGCGTCGTCTGCTCGCCGGTATCGCGACCGGAGCCCTGATGGTCGCCGCGACGGCCTGCGGCTCGTCCGGCGGCGGAGGCGCCTCGGGCAAGAACGCCTCGTCCGGTGGTACCACCACCGTCAAGCTGGGGGTCATCCCCATCGTCGATGTCGCCCCCGTCTATCTGGGGCAGGAGAAGGGCTTCTACGCGAAGCACGGACTGAAGCTGTCGATGACGACCGCCCAGGGCGGCGCGGCGATCGTCCCGGGTGTCGTCTCGGGCCAGTTCCAGTTCGGGTTCTCCAACATGACCTCGCTGATGATCGCCCAGTCCAACGGCGTCCCGGTGAAGGCCATCGCGAACGGCGTCGCCTCGACTGGCGTCGCGGGCGCGGACTTCGGCGCGATCACCGTCAAGAAGGGCAGCGCGATCAGGACGGCGAAGGACCTGGAGGGCAGGAAGGTCGCGGTCAACACGCTGAAGAACATCAACGAGACGGCCGTGCGCGAGTCGGTGCGCAAGGCGGGCGGCGATCCGTCCAAGGTGACGTTCGTCGAGCTCGCCTTCGACCAGATGCCGGCGGCCCTCGACAGCGGCCAGATCGACGCCGCGATGGTGGTCGAGCCCGCGCTCGCCACCGTGCGGAGCCAGGGCGCGACCGAGATCGCCTCCTCCCTGGTCGACGTGGCGAAGGACCTCACCGTCGCCATGTACTTCACCTCGAACCAGTACGCGCAGCAACACCCCGCCGTGGTCAAGGACTTCCAGGAGGCCACCGCCGAGTCCCTCGCCTACGCCGACGCGCACCCGGACGAGGTACGGCAGATCGTCACCACGTACACGAAGATCCCCGCGGCCGTGCTGGCGAAGGTGACCCTGCCGAAGTGGCCCGCCGAGCCGAACAAGGCCTCGATCGAGACGCTGGAGAAGCTGGGCGAGCAGGACGGCCTCTTCAAGACGGCCCCCGATCTGGGCAAGTTGCTGCCGTGA
- a CDS encoding IclR family transcriptional regulator C-terminal domain-containing protein — MPAADRAPHFVRSFERGLAVIRAFGPDRPEMTLSEVARGCDLTRAAARRFLLTLVDLGYVHTDGRVFRLTPRVLELGYAYLSGFTVPEIAQPHLEQLAEEVGESSSLCVLDGDNIVYVARVPTRRIMTAAITVGTRFPAHATSVGRVILAHLADDEIDTRLKRAALRPLTARTIVSPDLLRAELVRVRSQGYAIVDQELEEGLRSVAAPVRDRHGAVVAAANIPVPAGRTSVESVRRDLLPPLLATVARIERDLAVTGPGRAGSPDSGTHR; from the coding sequence ATGCCTGCGGCAGACCGAGCGCCCCATTTCGTCCGGTCCTTCGAGCGCGGACTCGCCGTCATCCGCGCCTTCGGCCCCGACCGGCCGGAGATGACCCTCAGTGAGGTCGCCCGCGGCTGCGACCTCACCCGTGCGGCGGCGCGCCGCTTCCTGCTGACCCTGGTCGATCTCGGATACGTCCACACGGACGGCCGGGTCTTCCGGCTCACCCCGCGTGTCCTGGAACTCGGCTACGCCTATCTCTCCGGCTTCACCGTCCCGGAGATCGCTCAGCCCCACCTCGAGCAACTGGCCGAAGAGGTGGGGGAGTCGAGCTCGCTCTGTGTCCTGGACGGCGACAACATCGTGTACGTGGCGCGGGTCCCGACCCGGCGCATCATGACGGCGGCGATCACCGTCGGCACCCGCTTCCCCGCCCATGCCACCTCCGTCGGCCGCGTGATCCTCGCGCATCTCGCGGACGACGAGATCGACACCCGGCTGAAGCGGGCCGCCCTGCGCCCCCTGACCGCACGCACGATCGTCTCGCCCGACCTGCTGAGAGCGGAGCTGGTGCGGGTCAGGAGTCAGGGATACGCCATCGTGGACCAGGAGTTGGAGGAGGGGCTGCGCTCCGTCGCCGCGCCCGTGCGCGACCGCCACGGGGCCGTGGTGGCGGCCGCGAACATCCCCGTGCCCGCCGGCCGCACCAGCGTCGAGTCCGTCCGGCGCGACCTGCTTCCCCCTCTGCTGGCGACGGTCGCGCGGATCGAGCGCGACCTGGCGGTCACAGGTCCAGGACGAGCCGGCTCCCCAGACAGCGGGACACACAGATGA
- a CDS encoding PDR/VanB family oxidoreductase yields the protein MTGPAGESSYEGELVVERREFVADGVLALELRHPFGSELPVWEPGAHVDVVLGPGLERPYSLCGDPADRGSWRIAVLREPDGRGGSAHVHARLGEGERVRVRGPRQRFPLAPAPRYRFVAGGIGITPILPMLAAAEAAGAEWTLLYGGRTRGSMAFTGELERYGDRVTLAPQDETGPLDLVSVLGEIPRGTLVYCCGPGSLLDAVEERCPPGLLRVERFRPKEQEADGEREFEVVLARTGRSLTVAPGVSVLDAVRAHGVEVLYSCAEGTCGTCETEVLAGTPDHRDSVLTDEEREAGGTMLICVSRCLGSRLVLDL from the coding sequence GTGACCGGCCCGGCCGGCGAAAGCTCGTACGAGGGGGAACTCGTCGTCGAGCGGCGGGAGTTCGTCGCCGACGGTGTCCTCGCCCTGGAGCTGCGCCATCCGTTCGGCTCCGAACTGCCCGTCTGGGAGCCGGGGGCCCACGTCGATGTCGTGCTCGGTCCCGGCCTGGAGCGGCCGTACTCCCTGTGCGGCGATCCGGCGGACCGGGGCTCGTGGCGGATCGCGGTGCTGCGCGAACCGGACGGGCGCGGCGGATCGGCCCACGTGCACGCGCGGTTGGGCGAGGGCGAAAGGGTCCGTGTCCGCGGGCCGCGGCAGCGCTTCCCGCTCGCGCCCGCCCCGCGCTACCGCTTCGTCGCGGGCGGGATCGGCATCACCCCGATCCTGCCCATGCTCGCCGCGGCCGAGGCGGCGGGCGCCGAGTGGACCCTGCTGTACGGCGGGCGCACCCGTGGCTCGATGGCGTTCACCGGGGAGCTGGAGCGGTACGGGGACCGGGTCACCCTCGCTCCCCAGGACGAGACCGGACCGCTCGACCTCGTCTCCGTGCTGGGGGAGATCCCCCGGGGCACCCTCGTCTACTGCTGCGGTCCCGGGTCGCTGCTGGACGCGGTGGAGGAGCGCTGCCCGCCCGGCCTGCTGCGCGTCGAGCGGTTCCGGCCCAAGGAGCAGGAGGCCGACGGGGAGCGGGAGTTCGAGGTCGTCCTGGCACGGACGGGGCGCTCGCTGACCGTCGCTCCCGGTGTCTCCGTTCTCGACGCGGTGCGCGCCCACGGCGTCGAGGTGCTCTACTCCTGCGCCGAGGGCACCTGCGGCACCTGCGAGACGGAGGTCCTCGCAGGGACCCCGGACCACCGGGACTCGGTGCTGACGGACGAGGAGCGGGAGGCGGGCGGGACCATGCTCATCTGTGTGTCCCGCTGTCTGGGGAGCCGGCTCGTCCTGGACCTGTGA
- a CDS encoding aromatic ring-hydroxylating dioxygenase subunit alpha translates to MPHTTAFARNQWYVVAYTHEVGRELLGRSVLGEPLVLYRSEEDGAAVALSDRCVHRRFPLSESRLDGDRIVCGYHGFTYDTTGACVSVPGQKRIPRTARVASYPVVERDLFVWVWIGDPALADPGAVPRAPHMDSPGWTTVSGMEVIDADYGLLVDNLLDLSHETYLHGGYIGTPEVAGTPIVTEVDEDAGVVRVSRRMADAECPPFYARSTGIRGRITRWQDVEYHAPCLYLLHSRVAPAGVLPEADGGDPNAFHTEITYAITPSDRGRVYDFWAVSRDFARSDDEVSSLMRDLNHTVVMQDVDALNLLQRDLAHESGGYQELSIGIDAGGLAARRILARLVEEGDKPVERVR, encoded by the coding sequence ACCAGTGGTACGTCGTCGCCTACACCCACGAGGTCGGGCGGGAGCTCCTCGGGCGGAGCGTCCTCGGCGAGCCGCTCGTGCTCTACCGCTCCGAGGAGGACGGGGCCGCCGTCGCGCTGTCCGACCGGTGTGTGCACCGGCGTTTCCCGCTCTCGGAGAGCAGGCTCGACGGCGACCGGATCGTGTGCGGCTACCACGGGTTCACCTACGACACGACCGGCGCGTGCGTGTCCGTGCCCGGGCAGAAGCGGATACCACGCACCGCTCGTGTCGCCTCCTACCCCGTCGTCGAGCGGGACCTGTTCGTCTGGGTCTGGATCGGCGACCCCGCGCTCGCCGACCCGGGGGCCGTTCCGCGCGCCCCGCACATGGACTCGCCCGGCTGGACGACGGTCAGCGGCATGGAGGTGATCGACGCGGACTACGGACTCCTCGTCGACAACCTCCTCGACCTCTCGCACGAGACGTATCTGCACGGCGGGTACATCGGCACGCCCGAGGTCGCCGGGACACCGATCGTCACCGAGGTGGACGAGGACGCCGGCGTCGTACGGGTCTCCCGGCGCATGGCCGACGCCGAGTGCCCGCCGTTCTACGCCCGCTCGACCGGGATCCGGGGCCGCATCACGCGCTGGCAGGACGTCGAGTACCACGCGCCCTGCCTCTATCTGCTGCACAGCAGGGTCGCGCCGGCCGGAGTGCTCCCGGAGGCGGACGGCGGCGACCCGAACGCCTTCCACACCGAGATCACGTACGCGATCACGCCGTCGGACCGGGGCAGGGTGTACGACTTCTGGGCGGTCTCGCGCGACTTCGCCCGCTCGGACGACGAAGTCAGCTCCCTCATGCGGGACTTGAACCACACGGTGGTGATGCAGGACGTCGACGCGCTCAACCTCCTCCAGCGGGACCTCGCCCACGAAAGCGGCGGCTACCAGGAGTTGAGCATCGGCATCGACGCCGGCGGGCTCGCCGCCCGGCGCATACTCGCCCGCCTGGTCGAGGAGGGCGACAAGCCCGTGGAGAGGGTGCGGTGA